One segment of Ascidiaceihabitans donghaensis DNA contains the following:
- the dgcN gene encoding N-acetyltransferase DgcN yields the protein MIQTPYLLFLGDAPDQLAAKVAQGIKDWRPDNAVGQFRLPGCGADMGIADLTLEEGLNAGAKTLVIGVANRGGIISDAWKVVIVEALKMGYDVAAGLHNLLRDEDELQAAAKVNGRTLHDVRVPSVAYPIANGEKRTGKRVLAIGTDCSCGKMYTAMSMDAEMVKRGLKSDFRATGQTGILITGKGVPLDAVIADFMAGAVEYLTPDNDADHWDHIEGQGSLFHVSYSGVTMALIHGGQPDALILCHEPTRTHMRGLPHYTLPSLEQLRDTALPIARVANQDCQIAGVSVNTKALDEAEARACLTEIEDRMGLPATDPFRFGAGPLVDRLLEL from the coding sequence ATGATCCAAACACCTTATCTTTTGTTCCTGGGCGACGCGCCTGATCAATTGGCTGCTAAAGTGGCGCAAGGTATCAAGGACTGGCGTCCTGACAATGCAGTTGGCCAGTTCCGCCTGCCAGGGTGCGGCGCGGATATGGGCATTGCCGATCTGACGCTAGAAGAAGGGCTGAACGCAGGCGCCAAGACTTTGGTGATTGGTGTTGCCAACCGTGGCGGTATCATTTCCGATGCTTGGAAAGTGGTAATCGTCGAGGCCCTGAAGATGGGTTACGATGTGGCTGCTGGCCTGCACAATCTGTTGCGCGACGAAGACGAGCTTCAAGCTGCTGCCAAAGTCAATGGTCGTACTTTGCATGATGTGCGTGTGCCTTCCGTGGCTTACCCGATCGCCAACGGTGAAAAACGCACAGGCAAACGTGTCTTGGCCATCGGCACCGATTGTTCGTGTGGCAAAATGTACACGGCCATGTCCATGGACGCTGAAATGGTAAAGCGCGGTTTGAAATCGGACTTTCGCGCGACAGGACAGACCGGGATTTTGATCACAGGCAAGGGCGTGCCTTTGGATGCGGTCATTGCTGATTTCATGGCTGGTGCTGTTGAGTACCTGACCCCGGACAATGATGCTGACCATTGGGATCACATTGAAGGCCAAGGCAGCCTGTTCCACGTGTCTTATTCCGGTGTGACCATGGCCTTGATTCATGGTGGCCAACCCGATGCGCTGATTTTGTGCCACGAGCCAACCCGCACGCACATGCGTGGTTTGCCGCATTACACGTTGCCTTCTTTGGAGCAGTTGCGTGATACGGCATTGCCCATTGCCCGTGTGGCCAATCAAGACTGCCAGATTGCTGGTGTGTCAGTGAACACCAAAGCGCTGGACGAAGCAGAGGCGCGGGCCTGTCTGACAGAGATTGAGGATCGCATGGGTCTGCCCGCGACCGATCCGTTCCGCTTTGGGGCGGGCCCTTTGGTGGATCGTTTGCTTGAACTTTGA